One stretch of Variovorax sp. TBS-050B DNA includes these proteins:
- the gluQRS gene encoding tRNA glutamyl-Q(34) synthetase GluQRS — protein sequence MRETGRFAPSPTGALHAGSLVAALASWLDVRARGARARWLVRIEDADTERCLPGMGEHILRQLADCGLVPDEAPVWQTQRTASYEAALAKLQALGLAYPCGCSRKDIDLALERLGQRHARHGERVYPGTCRSGLHGKPARAWRFAVEKFQALQPAPVLAWTDRRLGRQQQDVAREVGDFVLRRADGPWAYQLAVVVDDAAQGVTDVVRGEDLADNTARQILLQRALGLPTPGYLHTPLVRGADGEKLSKQNGASAIDTATPAAARAALDAAARVLGLGAAQGASCAEALAGWVPQWRALYNPRAS from the coding sequence ATGCGTGAAACCGGCCGTTTCGCGCCCTCGCCCACCGGTGCGCTGCATGCCGGCTCGCTCGTGGCCGCGCTCGCGAGCTGGCTCGACGTGCGTGCGCGCGGCGCACGGGCACGCTGGCTGGTCCGCATCGAGGACGCCGACACCGAGCGCTGCCTGCCCGGCATGGGCGAACACATCCTGCGCCAGCTCGCCGACTGCGGCCTCGTGCCCGACGAGGCGCCCGTGTGGCAGACGCAGCGCACCGCGTCGTACGAAGCGGCACTCGCGAAGCTGCAGGCCCTCGGCCTCGCCTACCCCTGCGGCTGTTCGCGCAAGGACATCGACCTGGCGCTCGAGCGGCTCGGGCAGCGGCACGCGCGCCATGGCGAGCGCGTGTACCCCGGCACCTGCCGCAGCGGCCTGCACGGCAAGCCCGCGAGGGCATGGCGCTTCGCGGTCGAGAAGTTCCAGGCCCTGCAGCCGGCGCCGGTGCTCGCGTGGACCGACCGCCGCCTCGGCCGCCAGCAGCAGGACGTGGCGCGCGAGGTCGGCGACTTCGTGCTGCGCCGCGCCGACGGCCCCTGGGCGTACCAGCTCGCGGTGGTGGTCGACGATGCCGCGCAGGGCGTGACCGACGTGGTCCGCGGCGAGGACCTGGCCGACAACACCGCGCGCCAGATCCTGCTGCAGCGCGCGCTCGGCCTGCCCACGCCGGGCTACCTGCACACGCCGCTGGTGCGTGGCGCCGACGGCGAGAAGCTCTCGAAGCAGAACGGCGCCAGCGCCATCGACACCGCCACGCCCGCGGCCGCGCGGGCCGCGCTCGATGCTGCCGCGCGGGTGCTCGGCCTGGGCGCCGCGCAGGGCGCCAGCTGCGCCGAAGCGCTCGCGGGCTGGGTGCCGCAATGGCGCGCTCTCTACAATCCGCGGGCCTCATGA
- a CDS encoding FAD-dependent oxidoreductase: MSTRAASKSTDRHRTPAAPRHYAVIGAGIAGVACARTLVQAGHQVTVFEREAAPGGRMASVDTAFGRFDSGAQYFTVRDPRFALALEPTPGLCRPWSANLVRVLDAHGRVAEAALPGHESHWVAQPGMDALVAHWAAPLGERLVLNTQVTQIERDALDARRWQLRTVGADDSQHVYSGFDAVLLAVPPLRTRALLGDGRLSAGISQKIEPVRIAPCWTLMIAFPQANQPTMSHLGPQWNAARSTHHRVAWLARESSKPGRERIERWTLQASAAWSQEHLRDDPARVQAKLLRAFAEITGIHAAPTHAQARCWTEAQTQVPVGKTHLWDAKARIGVAGDWCTGHRVEDAFLSGLSLALAVI; this comes from the coding sequence ATGAGCACTCGCGCCGCGTCGAAGTCCACCGACCGCCACCGAACCCCGGCCGCACCGCGCCACTACGCCGTCATCGGCGCCGGCATCGCCGGCGTCGCCTGCGCACGCACGCTGGTGCAGGCCGGCCACCAGGTCACCGTGTTCGAACGCGAGGCCGCGCCGGGCGGGCGCATGGCCAGCGTGGACACCGCCTTCGGCCGCTTCGACAGCGGCGCGCAGTACTTCACCGTGCGCGATCCGCGCTTCGCGCTGGCGCTCGAACCCACGCCGGGCCTCTGCCGGCCGTGGAGCGCCAACCTCGTGCGCGTGCTCGATGCGCATGGCCGCGTCGCCGAGGCCGCCTTGCCGGGGCACGAATCGCACTGGGTCGCGCAGCCCGGCATGGACGCGCTGGTGGCGCACTGGGCCGCGCCGCTGGGCGAGCGCCTGGTGCTGAACACGCAGGTCACGCAGATCGAGCGCGATGCGCTCGACGCCAGGCGCTGGCAGTTGCGCACCGTGGGCGCCGACGATTCGCAGCATGTGTACTCGGGCTTCGATGCCGTGCTGCTCGCGGTGCCGCCGCTGCGCACGCGCGCGCTGCTCGGTGACGGCCGGCTCTCCGCCGGCATCAGCCAGAAGATCGAGCCGGTGCGCATCGCGCCCTGCTGGACGCTGATGATCGCCTTCCCGCAGGCCAACCAGCCGACCATGTCGCACCTCGGTCCGCAGTGGAACGCGGCGCGCAGCACCCACCACCGCGTGGCCTGGCTCGCGCGCGAATCGTCCAAGCCCGGCCGCGAGCGCATCGAGCGCTGGACGCTGCAGGCCAGCGCCGCCTGGTCGCAGGAGCATCTGCGCGACGACCCCGCGCGCGTGCAGGCCAAGCTGCTGCGCGCCTTCGCCGAGATCACCGGCATCCATGCCGCGCCCACGCATGCCCAGGCGCGCTGCTGGACCGAAGCCCAGACCCAGGTGCCGGTCGGCAAGACCCACCTGTGGGACGCCAAGGCGCGCATCGGCGTGGCCGGCGACTGGTGCACCGGCCACCGCGTGGAGGACGCCTTCCTCTCGGGCCTTTCGCTCGCACTGGCGGTGATCTGA